One part of the Aspergillus luchuensis IFO 4308 DNA, chromosome 5, nearly complete sequence genome encodes these proteins:
- a CDS encoding uncharacterized protein (COG:S;~EggNog:ENOG410Q1RM;~InterPro:IPR013087;~TransMembrane:1 (i268-290o)), whose translation MHVELKNQRQLNTLVKVLEESKFRFLCPKCLRGFSTSTLLYRHFRQKMDLIHQGLDSSRHDFDLFIYCYQACMGPSITATNIPSVPRCFEISYIIQHHGEGTESLDSQNSDHVQAYIPKSYTVLRNFVVPVYYDVQPRGYNQKNATILSQRRVRHLQKLHDEDVEARIRALLPEVENWLSGTLRLPKDISHDPGNITPSVDVDRQLVPVRDLLYRGYGSFALIRTSRDVLSPQNISKAVYTVLKVDGPGFIGTQKVAVGESILVKNQVILTAGLILLISVSPAVVVGGGMT comes from the exons ATGCACGTCGAGTTGAAGAATCAAAGGCAGCTCAATACTTTGGTTAAGGTCTTAGAGGAGTCAAAGTTTAGGTTTTTGTGTCCTAAATGCCTCCGAGGTTTTTCCACTTCAACACTTCTATACCGGCACTTCCGACAGAAGATGGATCTTATCCATCAAGGGCTTGATTCGAGCAGACACGATTTCGATTTGTTCATATACTGCTACCAGGCTTGCATGGGACCTTCGATAACCGCTACTAACATACCAAGCGTGCCAAGATGCTTTGAAATCTCTTACATCATTCAACATCATGGTGAAGGGACAGAAAGCCTGGACAGCCAGAACTCTGATCATG TCCAAGCATACATACCCAAATCTTATACGGTCCTCCGCAACTTTGTTGTCCCGGTCTACTATGATGTCCAACCACGTGGCTACAATCAGAAAAATGCGACGATAC TTTCTCAAAGGCGAGTCCGACACCTGCAAAAACTCCACGACGAAGACGTGGAAGCTAGAATTCGTGCACTTCTACCCGAAGTGGAGAATTGGCTAAGTGGAACACTGCGTCTCCCGAAGGATATATCCCATGACCCTGGTAATATTACCCCATCAGTGGATGTTGATAGGCAATTGGTCCCGGTTCGAGACCTGCTATACAGAGGG TACGGGTCGTTCGCCCTTATACGCACATCTCGAGACGTTCTATCCCCTCAAAACATATCCAAGGCTGTCTATACTGTGCTAAAGGTGGACGGACCAGGCTTTATTGGCACCCAAAAAGTGGCTGTAGGCGAGTCAATCTTGGTCAAAAACCAGGTCATTTTAACTGCTGGCctgatcctcctcatcagtgTCTCCCCAGCAGTGgtagttggaggaggaatgacTTAG